From Penaeus vannamei isolate JL-2024 chromosome 12, ASM4276789v1, whole genome shotgun sequence, the proteins below share one genomic window:
- the LOC138863557 gene encoding serine/threonine-protein kinase nekl-2-like — translation MSPQKKLRKDEGREQEAPRKETTPRSAEERHHQRADEVSRKVRKAHGREHRDISKLVPQKKSVAFNDCFLRLKSLAFSDDISVLTQLCTEFALPVLSREQFMAYKGEKLRVLGEGGFGKAFLNKENGLVMKLASSINSYRSFILEALVMKLFAEYRSGFQSLVGLCPEKLGLVTKDAGISLDRYMCDSNLDPNHKFSILTQLCKTLSDLHQHGFVHNDVKPQNVCLRMTASGPVVTLIDFGITMLTGWKVGLDTAWNASLPYAPEICGRDSGSCSRESDTFSVGQLLRCLFDGTQLPPLLSSWYAKSQSRRPSERSNLSLLVKFAEEQRLSSLRFGR, via the coding sequence ATGAGTCCTCAGAAGAAGCTGAGGAAGGATGAAGGCAGAGAGCAGGAGGCTCCACGGAAGGAGACGACCCCCCGATCCGCTGAAGAGCGCCATCACCAAAGGGCCGACGAGGTCTCTCGCAAGGTGAGGAAGGCTCATGGCAGAGAGCACAGAGACATTAGCAAGTTGGTCCCGCAGAAGAAATCCGTCGCTTTCAACGACTGCTTCCTGAGATTGAAATCATTGGCCTTCAGCGACGATATCAGCGTTTTGACTCAATTGTGCACCGAATTTGCCCTTCCTGTCCTGTCCCGTGAGCAGTTCATGGCATATAAAGGGGAGAAGCTCAGGGTGCTTGGAGAGGGCGGCTTCGGGAAGGCCTTTTTGAACAAGGAGAATGGGTTGGTGATGAAATTAGCATCATCTATCAACAGTTACCGATCCTTTATTCTGGAAGCCTTGGTCATGAAGCTCTTTGCCGAATACCGCAGCGGCTTCCAGAGCCTCGTAGGCCTCTGCCCAGAGAAACTAGGTCTCGTGACCAAGGACGCCGGCATTTCCCTGGACCGCTATATGTGCGACAGCAATTTGGATCCGAACCACAAGTTCTCCATCTTGACGCAGCTCTGCAAGACCCTGTCGGACTTGCACCAGCACGGCTTCGTGCACAACGACGTCAAGCCGCAGAACGTGTGTCTGAGGATGACCGCGTCAGGCCCCGTCGTGACCCTCATCGACTTCGGCATCACCATGCTGACCGGCTGGAAAGTAGGCCTAGATACAGCGTGGAATGCCTCTCTGCCCTACGCGCCCGAGATCTGCGGCAGGGACAGTGGCTCGTGCAGCAGGGAGTCCGACACCTTCAGCGTCGGCCAGCTCCTGCGCTGTCTCTTCGACGGCACGCAGCTGCCACCCCTGCTCAGCAGCTGGTACGCCAAAAGCCAGTCCAGGCGCCCGAGCGAGCGCAGCAACCTGTCCCTGTTGGTGAAGTTCGCGGAGGAGCAGAGATTATCGAGTCTCCGCTTTGGCCGCTGA